From Mytilus edulis chromosome 8, xbMytEdul2.2, whole genome shotgun sequence, one genomic window encodes:
- the LOC139486056 gene encoding uncharacterized protein, with protein MIKKFPFKDETLVHVGFLNPVLKDKVSPDCVMKLVDTFPNLLDIDEKSQLQEQFTDYQLTPLDELPKCLSPETDIATFWGEMTKLHDIFSNKARFIVLSKLAKTMLVLPNSNADSERAFSLVKKDSNRIPC; from the exons ATGATAAAGAAGTTTCCCTTCAAAGATGAGACACTTGTACATGTTGGATTCCTTAACCCTGTATTGAAAGACAAAGTTTCACCTGATTGTG tGATGAAACTGGTGGATACATTTCCAAACCTTCTGGATATTGATGAGAAATCACAACTACAAGAACAGTTCACTGATTACCAGTTAACACCATTAGATGAGTTACCAAAATGCCTTTCACCTGAAACTGACATTGCCACTTTTTGGGGAGAAATGACAAAGTTACAtgacattttttcaaataaagctaGGTTTATTGTTCTATCAAAACTTGCAAAAACTATGCTTGTTTTACCTAACAGTAATGCAGACAGTGAAAGGGCATTCTCTTTAGTGAAAAAGGATAGCAACAGAATTCCGTGCTGA